The DNA sequence CAGACTATTGGTAGAGTCTATAAGACCACGACTGATCCTCAAGGGTAATGAATGGAAAAAGTAGCATgtcgtaataaaaaaaatttcttattttattaaatattttattaaaaaattacaaattcaaatgaaagtggaacttttagtttatccttactggatcgctacaaaaataaaaaatttttggaagggaaggGGACAAAACAAATTCACATTTACAGTTGGGTCTAGTGAATAAATGGATAGAGCCTATGGTTCCAATTTTGGTAAAACAAAAAGCAACGAGCTTATGTTCTTAATTTGAATTGAACGATTACCCGATCTAATTAGACGTTAAAAATAGATTAGTGCCTTATACGGGAAAGGGTGAGTTCTCCTGTGGGTGGACCattgattctttttcctttttttttaataaatcctaaCTATTCTTTATTATGGATTAGAAACGGATGTGTAGAAGAAACAGTATACTGATAAAGAGAATAAATTCCAAAGTCAAAAGAGCGATCGGGTTGCAAAAATAAAGGGTTTGTTATCCTCTTGTAATTATAACGAAGATAAACAACGAAGATAAACCAATTCgatagaaaaagagaataaaaagatctattgattggactccctgtttccttttcggggtatatatttttattactattGTATTCTATATACATAATAGAATACAAAATACCCTGTTTTGACCATATTGCACTATGTATCATTTGATAACCCAATAAATGCCTCCTACCCCTGCTTCAAGTGGAAATGTAAATGGAAGAATTACAAGGATATTTAGAAAAAGATAGATCTCGGCAACAATACTTTCTATATCCACTTCTTTTTCAGGAGTATATTTACGTATTTGCTTATGATCAGGGTTTAAATAGTTCAATTTTTTATGAACCCGTGAATTTTGGGGGTTATGGCAATAAATTTAGTTCAGTACTTGTGAAACGTTTAATTATTCGAAtgtatcaacaaaattatttgatttattcggttaatgattcttaccaaaatcgattcgttgggcacaacaattatttttattcccattttttttctcagatgatatcagaaggttttgcagtcattgtggaaattccattctcgctgcaattagtatcttcccttgaagaaaaaaaaataccaaaatctcataatttacaatctattcattcaatatttccttttttagaggataaattatcgcatttaaattatctgtcagatatactaatacctcatcccatccatatggaaatcctggtccaaatccttcaatcctgtatccaggatgttccctctttgcatttattgcggttctttctctacgaatattataattggaatagtctcattactccgaagaaatctatttatgttttttcaaaagaaaataaaagactattttggttcttatataattcttatgtatctgaatgtgaatttgtattagtttttcttcgtaaacaatcttcttatttacgattaacatcttttggagcctttcttgaacgaacacatttttatggaaaaatagaacatcttgtagtgtgccgaaatttttttcagaagactttatgggtcttcaaagatccttccatgcactatgttcgatatcaaggaaaagcgattctgggttcaaggggaactcattttctgatgaagaaatggaaatgccactttgtaaatttctggcaatattattttcatttttggtctcaaccgtacaggatccatataaaccaattatcaaactattctttctattttctgggttatctttcaagtgtactaataaattcttcggcggtaaggaatcaaatgctagagaattcatttctaatggatatttttactaagaaatttgataccatagtcccaattattcctcttgttcgatcattgtctaaagctaaattttgtaccgtatccgggcatcctattagtaagccgatttggaccgatttatcagattgtgatattattaatcgatttggccggatatgtagaaatctttctcactatcatagtggatcctcaaaaaaacagagtttgtatcgaatgaagtatatacttcgactttcgtgtgctagaactttggcccgtaaacataaaagtacagtacgcagttttttgcaaagattaagttcgggattattagaagaattctttacggaagaagaacaagttctttctttgatcttccccaaaataacttctttttatttacatggatcatatagagaacgtatttggtatttggatattatccgtatcaatgacctggtaaataatttataataaaattaggcataaaacaatacaatagaaatagaagatataatagaaatgatctatagatatagagatcaagagaaaaaaatattcacgaattctcattctgaaatgctcatgctcattctgaaatgctcatgtaagtagtgtagtggttgaatcaactgagtagtcaaaattcttatactttcttcttttttctcgggatgttttttatatgtatacatagggaaagtcgtgtgcaatgaaaaatgcaagcacggtttggggagggattttttcctctattgtaacaaggaaaaattatctactccatccgactagttccgggttcgagtcccgggcaacccatacggaaaatagaaaaataaatctttcttttctacttttctattttaattcacttcatttacaaatttaattcatttcatttacaaattttgatgtatttagtcgtagatatttggtgtatttagtcgtagatagataagatagatatctgtctgttctgttgagattggttgacattgacatataagtcatgctatactgTTAAATAACAAGTCTTCTATTATCTATCTCATTTCTAGTTATAGTTAATACGTGTGCTTGGGAGTCCTTAAAAATTGAATAAACCAAGATCTTACCATGACTGCAATTTTAGAGAGACGCGAAAGTACAAGCCTATGGGGTCGTTTCTGCAACTGGATAACCAGCACTGAAAACCGTCTTTATATTGGGtggttcggtgttttgatgatccctaccttattgaccgcaacttctgtatttattatcgccttcattgctgctcctccagtagatattgatggtattcgtgaacctgtttctggttctctactttatgGAAATAATATTATCTCTGGTGCTATTATTCCTACTTCTGCAGCTATAGGTTTACATTTTTACCCAATCTGGGAAGCAGCATCTGTTGATGAGTGGTTATACAATGGTGGTCCTTATGAGCTAATTGTTCTACACTTCTTACTTGGTGTAGCTTGTTACATGGGTCGTGAGTGGGAACTTAGTTTCCGTCTGGGTATGCGTCCTTGGATTGCTGTTGCATATTCAGCTCCTGTTGCAGCTGCTACTGCTGTTTTCTTGATCTACCCTATTGGTCAAGGAAGTTTCTCTGATGGTATGCCTTTAGGAATATCTGGTACTTtcaacttcatgattgtattccaggcaGAACACAACATCCTTATGCATCCATTTCACATGTTAGGTGTAGCTGGTGTATTCGGCGGCTCCCTATTCAGTGCTATGCATGGTTCCTTGGTAACCTCTAGTTTGATCAGGGAAACCACTGAAAACGAATCTGCTAACGCAGGTTACAGATTCGGTCAAGAGGAAGAGACTTATAATATCGTAGCTGCTCATGGTTATTTTGGCCGATTGATCTTCCAATATGCTAGTTTCAACAACTCTCGTTCTTTACATTTCTTCTTGGCTGCTTGGCCTGTAATTGGTATCTGGTTCACTTCTTTAGGTATTAGCACCATGGCTTTCAACCTAAATGGTTTCAATTTCAACCAATCCGTAGTTGACAGTCAGGGTCGTGTCATTAACACTTGGGCTGATATCATCAACCGTGCTAACCTTGGTATGGAAGTAATGCATGAACGTAATGCTCACAACTTCCCTCTAGACCTAGCTGCTGTCGAAGTTTCATCTACAAATGGATAAGATTTTTGTCTTAGTGTATACGAATCGTTGAAACAAAGTAGCAATACCCCATATCTTGCTTTAGCAAGATATGGGGTATTGCTGCTTTGTTGGATACAATATTGTTTTTTTGCGCACAGCATACATATAAACTAAAAAGATAACATAAATTTAAGAGTTAAGTATAAgataagataagtaaatcaagataagagataagacctgaatgataaacacttgttttactttcagtttttttttcacaaaaaaaagaatttggcttttatttcaatttccattttttttatcttaaatttttattttaatattaaaatgaactttcaattaacttaacgacgagatttattatcgtttcttgcatgtctcgcaaaagtaaaagtaggcgcgaattctcccaatttgtgacctaccatacgatctgttatataaataggtaaatgttcctttccattatgaatagcgattgtatggccaatcattgtgggtataatggtagatgcccgagaccaagttactattatttctttctcctccctcatgttgagtttttccattttttccgataaatggttagctacaaaagggtttttttttagcgaacgtgtcatgtcacagtgtattactccttttttttacattttttattttaaagattggcattctatgtccaatatctcgatctaagttaagtatggaggtaagaataaatacaataatgatgaatggaaaaaagataaaatcctttagctagaaaagggggcggatgtagccaagtggatcaaggcagtggattgtgaatccaccatgcgcgggttcaattcccgtcgttcgcaccatcacattttttcaaattcaaaaaattctattttaaatattcctatttacggcgacgaagaataaaactatcactatattttttccttttcctacttcttcttccaagcgcaggataaccccaaggggttgtgggtttttttctaccgattggggctctcccctcaccgcccccatggggatggtctacagggttcataactactcctcttactacaggacgcttacctagccaacacttagatccggctctacccaaacttttttggttcaccccaacattacccacttgtccgactgttgctaagcagtttttggatatcaaacggacctccccagatggtaatcttaatgtggccgatttaccctcttttgcaatcagtttcgctacagcacctgctgctctagctaattgtccaccctttccaagtgtgatttctatgttatgtatggccgtgcctaagggcatatcggttgaagtagattcttcttttttatcaataaaaaccccttcccaaactgtacaagcttcttccaaagcatacggctttctagatgtatatgatgatatctagacagatggatcttatataaatcgtatgatgaagtaccacatgagtggatatataggaatccaaatctgctgaatcactcatgttatgatcttctacatcctaggtctccccgttccgtcatctggcttatgttcttcatgtagcattcagaccgaatgactctatgaaattacgtcgatacttccacatattacgggtaacgtaggagacatctctctttttccccggggggatcttaattaccactgcttagctttcaattcgcctctgaccatcaaattaaatgtgaataacccgtcctcctctctttgaaacaaggggcgcttccggttctgtgcgtgcttcaaacaattttgtcttctccatattaccatatctctagagtcaataattttctatgaggaactactgaactcaatcacttgctgccgttactcaacagttttctgttgaggtctatcccgtagaggtactcaaattggatcagtgatcgatttctaggtttcgtcgtaaacctaattggttacttccaattacgtaaatcaatagttcaaaccgcactcaaaggtagggcatttcccattgatataggaacttctgtaccagaaacaatggtatctccaattatagcccctctgggatgtaaaatatatctcttctcaccatccccatagtgtatgagacaaatgtatgcatttcgattagggtcgtattctatggttacgattctaccagatatgtctttttcattccgtcgaaaatcgattttacggtatagacgcttatgacctccccctctatgccgtgcggtaatgattcctctggcattacgacctttactacaacgatgctgtccatagatcaaattatttcgtggattggatttcacttgactgtttacggctccattgcgtgtgctcggggtagaagttttgtataaatgtatcgccgtgttattaagtattttgctttaagttcttttctctataagaggtggaatagaataacccggttgaagcgtaatgatcatacgtctgtaatgcattgtatgtcccataataggtcccattcttctaccctttcccgggagtcgatgactattcatagctattaccttgacaccaaagaagagttcgacccaatgctttatttctgtcctagttgatcctgattcgacattagaagtatattgattgttccccaataaccgaatacttttttctgtaaatactgcatatttgattccatccataaatccattttcttccctatgagttccagtatcgataagaattctagttcttactgttcatatgttatggtatgaatataacataccaattcgttatgtatggatgatgagattccattgatacagagccaatccaatagacttattgaacgttcccattggtgtgcatccagcaggaattgaacctacgaatttgccaattatgagttgggcgctttaaccattcagccatggatgcttaacagagatcatcgtatatcgtaaataatatcgtaaataagtatatcgtataaataagtatatcgtaaataagtatatcgtataaataagtatatcgtaaatgtataaataagtatatcgtaaataagtatatcgtataaataagtatatcgtaaatgtataaataagtatatcgtaaataagtatatcgtataaataagtatatcgtaaatgtataaataagtatatcgtaaataagtatatcgtataaataagtatatcgtaaatgtataaataagtatatcgtaaataagtatatcgtataaataaccaaattccaattgaaataaaatctttaggagggatttatgagacgacatcaattcaaattctggatcgtcgaattgagagagatattgagagagatcaagttgagagagatcaagaattctcactatttcttagattcgtggatcaaatacatttttttccatcaagaacgctttatgaaactttttgacccccgaatttggagtaccctactttcacgtgattcgcagggttcaacaagcaatcgatatttcatgatcaaaggtgtaatcaaaggtgtagtactgcttgtagtagcggtccttatatctcgtattaacaatcgaaagatggtcgaaagaaaaaatctctatttgatggagcttcttcctatacctatgaattccattggacccagaaatgtgaattccattggacccagaaatgagacattggaagaatcttttcggtcttccaatatcaataggttgattgtttcgttcctgtatcttccaaaagggaaaaagatttctgagagttgtttcatggatccgcaagagagtacttgggttctcccaataaataaaaagtgtatcatgcctgaatctaaccggagttcgcggtggtggaggaaccggatcggaaaaaagagggattctagttgtaagatatctaatgaaaccgtagctggaattaatgaaaccgtagctggaattaagatctcattcaaagagaaagatagcgaatatctggagtttctttttttatcctatacggatgatccgatccgcaaggaccatgattgggaattgtttgatcgtctttctccgaggaagaagcgaaacataatcaacttgaatttgggacagctattcgaaatcttagggaaagacttgatttgttatctcatgtctgcttttcgtgaaaaaagaccaattgaaggggagggtttcttcaaacaacaaggagctgaggcaactattcaatcaaatgatattgagcatgtttcccatctcttctcgagaaacaagtggggtatttctttgcaaaattgtgttcaatttcatatgtggcaattccgccaagatctcttcgttagttgggggaagaatcagcacgaatcggattttttgaggaacgtatcgagagagaatttgatttggttagacaatgtgtggttggtaaacaaggatcggttttttagcaaggtacggaatgtattgtcaaatattcaatatgattccacaagatctattttcgttcaagtaagggattctagccaattgaaaggatcttctgatc is a window from the Musa acuminata AAA Group cultivar baxijiao unplaced genomic scaffold, Cavendish_Baxijiao_AAA HiC_scaffold_580, whole genome shotgun sequence genome containing:
- the LOC135661917 gene encoding photosystem II protein D1, whose translation is MTAILERRESTSLWGRFCNWITSTENRLYIGWFGVLMIPTLLTATSVFIIAFIAAPPVDIDGIREPVSGSLLYGNNIISGAIIPTSAAIGLHFYPIWEAASVDEWLYNGGPYELIVLHFLLGVACYMGREWELSFRLGMRPWIAVAYSAPVAAATAVFLIYPIGQGSFSDGMPLGISGTFNFMIVFQAEHNILMHPFHMLGVAGVFGGSLFSAMHGSLVTSSLIRETTENESANAGYRFGQEEETYNIVAAHGYFGRLIFQYASFNNSRSLHFFLAAWPVIGIWFTSLGISTMAFNLNGFNFNQSVVDSQGRVINTWADIINRANLGMEVMHERNAHNFPLDLAAVEVSSTNG